One genomic window of Fusarium verticillioides 7600 chromosome 2, whole genome shotgun sequence includes the following:
- a CDS encoding gamma-glutamyltransferase yields MARFSTWFALLSLIAQAHGQPCDVKYPPQTKPVETRQFSNSRGAVACESEICSTIGINILRQGGNAADAMVATVLCVGTVGMYHSGIGGGGFMLIHKPDGKNKTQPYEFVDFRETAPAAATENMFKNNVNASIYGGQASGVPGELRGLEHLHNSYGHLPWAKLVQPAIDVARYGFPVNNDTLKFMKMTYSKAENESFLFNDPAWAIDFAPAGRLLKFGEKLTRKRYADTLETIAAKGAGAFYEGPIADATIRTLKQKKGIMATDDLKNYSVAIREPSQINYRGGKVTSGSAPSSGAVVAAALNILDGYDFLGDPRRVNDSAYLLDEAFKFGYGMRSNLGDPTFVKGLDEYQSQMYSNNTAQEIRAKLDGRALAVKDYDPKGLESLDTPGTSHIVTMDNSGLAISLTTTINLGFGSQVIVPETGVIMNNEMNDFSIPGQSNAFGFIPSEANFIRPGKRPLSSISTTIVEGPDGKVSLVTGSAGGSRIITATVQVVLNALEKNMTVHDALAAPRLHDQLEPRQVTFEYAYDNSTVAYLKEIGNNVTWVAPGQSTAQALRRLLDGTFEAAGEPRQANSGGFST; encoded by the exons ATGGCTCGCTTTTCAACTTGGTTTGCTCTGCTGAGCCTAATTGCGCAGGCTCATGGCCAGCCGTGCGATGTGAAGTACCCTCCTCAGACGAAACCAGTAGAGACCAGACAATTTAGCAACAGCCGTGGCGCTGTTGCCTGTGAGAGTGAGATATGTTCGACGATTGGGATCAATATTCTCAGACAGGGCGGCAACGCAGCTGACGCGATGGTCGCCACCGTTCTTTGCGTGGGAACAGTCG GCATGTATCATTCTGGAATCGGAGGCGGCGGCTTCATGCTCATTCACAAACCCGATGGCAAGAATAAAACCCAGCCCTACGAATTTGTCGACTTTCGCGAAACAGCACCTGCGGCAGCTACGGAGAAcatgttcaagaacaacgtGAACGCCAGCATATATGGAGGACAGGCGAG TGGTGTACCCGGTGAATTGCGAGGTCTGGAGCATTTGCACAATAGCTATGGCCATCTACCTTGGGCGAAGCTCGTCCAGCCAGCAATTGACGTGGCCCGCTACGGATTTCCAGTTAACAACGATACTCTCAAATTTATGAAGATGACTTACAGCAAAGCTGAGAACGAGAGCTTTTTGTTTAACGATCCCGCATGGGCCATTGATTTTGCACCCGCTGGAAGATTACTCAAATTCGGCGAGAAGCTCACGCGCAAGAGATATGCCGATACGCTCGAGACTATCGCTGCCAAGGGAGCCGGTGCGTTCTACGAGGGACCTATCGCCGATGCGACTATCAGGACtttgaagcagaagaagggtaTCATGGCGACGGATGACCTGAAGAATTACTCTGTGGCTATTCGGGAGCCTTCTCAGATCAACTACCGAGGTGGAAAGGTCACCAGCGGGTCAGCACCCTCAAGTGGTGCAGTCGTCGCAGCTGCGTTGAACATCCTCGACGGTTATGACTTTCTAGGTGATCCGAGAAGAGTCAATGACAGCGCTTACCTGCTCGACGAGGCATTTAAATTTGGGTACGGAATGCGAAGTAATCTCGGCGACCCAACCTTTGTCAAAGGTCTAGACGAGTATCAATCCCAGATGTATTCCAACAATACGGCGCAGGAGATCCGCGCCAAACTAGACGGGCGTGCTCTTGCAGTCAAAGATTATGACCCAAAAGGTCTTGAAAGCTTAGACACACCTGGTACTTCACACATCGTTACCATGGATAATTCAGGACTTGCCATCTCCCTCACGACTACCATCAACCTCGGCTTTGGCTCACAGGTCATTGTTCCCGAGACTGGCGTTATCATGAACAACGAGATGAACGACTTCAGTATTCCTGGACAGTCAAACGCTTTTGGATTTATCCCCAGCGAGGCCAACTTCATCAGACCTGGAAAACGGCCTCTTTCTAGTATAAGCACCACTATTGTCGAAGGACCCGACGGGAAGGTTTCGTTGGTGACGGGCTCTGCTGGTGGTAGTCGCATCATCACAGCTACTGTCCAGGTTGTTCTAAATGCGCTGGAGAAGAACATGACTGTTCATGATGCCCTGGCTGCGCCTCGTCTGCATGATCAGCTTGAGCCGCGACAAGTCACGTTCGAATATGCTTATGACAACTCCA
- a CDS encoding manganese transporter: MNKTSHTDEPFEGDDGYNQSPNPNSSDLTTNADFNGLVNSRASLQGDSRATLPDAASNMSGQIANNNPTETPGRGKAKLRLAYRSIDHGQPSGGLRSAPANPPPAAPAGSADKGGTPLQRLKDTLTKIGSFIGPGFMISVAYIDPGNYSTDIAAGASYRFRLLFIVLLSNVFAVFLQSLAIKLGTVSGLNLAQACRAFLPRWLNYILYVFAEAAIIATDIAEVIGFAIALNLLVPAIPLVAGCAISIIDVMVLLIFYRPEGSMKGLRYFEMFIMCLVLGVVICFCIQLSLIKDTTPGEVFQGYLPSKYLIESEAIYQACGILGATVMPHSLYLGSGIVQPRLREYDERSALLPRQVTSEPSVIDNSIDKGYYVPSERAIKHSLKLSILDLSISLFTFALFVNSAILIVAGAALYNNPNAQDADIFGIHKLLSKTISPTAGTIFALALLLSGVSAGIVCTIAGQMVSEGALNWNVKPWLRRLITRSISITPSIIIAGAVGREGLNAALNGSQVALSIILPFVTAPLIYFTCRDKYMTARPGSARWRTGDMDDVTDADGIIEEGDGQRGQGVKMTNSWFTMILAILVWLFMAIMNVANLVFLGN, encoded by the exons ATGAACAAGACCTCTCACACTGATGAACCCTTTGAGGGCGATGACGGCTACAACCAGAGCCCGAACCCAAACTCTAGCGACTTGACTACCAACGCTGACTTCAACGGGCTCGTCAACAGTCGGGCCAGTCTCCAAGGCGACTCGCGTGCAACACTCCCAGACGCAGCGTCAAACATGTCTGGTCAGATAGCCAACAATAATCCCACTGAGACGCCCGGCCGTGGAAAGGCGAAGCTGCGGCTGGCCTATCGGTCAATCGACCATGGCCAGCCCTCAGGCGGTCTGCGCTCAGCACCCGCCAACCCCCCgccagcagcaccagctgGTTCCGCCGACAAAGGCGGTACGCCACTTCAGCGTCTCAAAGACACCCTCACCAAGATTGGATCTTTCATTGGGCCTGGGTTCATGATTTCGGTTGCGTATATCGACCCGGGTAATTACTCGACCGACATCGCTGCAGGAGCTTCCTACCGCTTCCggctcctcttcatcgtcttgctTTCAAATGTGTTCGCGGTCTTTCTGCAGAGCTTGGCGATCAAGCTGGGCACTGTGAGTGGACTTAATCTTGCACAGGCTTGCCGGGCGTTTCTTCCTCGGTGGTTGAATTACATCCTATACGTCTTTGCTGAGGCGGCTATCATTGCTACTGATATCGCAGAG GTCATTGGATTTGCGATTGCCTTGAATCTTCTGGTCCCCGCGATCCCGCTGGTGGCAGGATGTGCTATTTCCATCATCGATGTCATGGTCCTACTCATCTTCTACCGCCCTGAAGGATCTATGAAGGGTTTGCGGTACTTCGAAATGTTCATCATGTGTCTCGTCCTCGGCGTAGTTATTTGCTTCTGCATTCAGCTATCTTTGATCAAAGATACCACCCCGGGTGAGGTCTTCCAAGGTTATCTGCCATCCAAGTATCTCATCGAGTCTGAAGC CATTTACCAAGCCTGCGGCATCCTGGGCGCGACGGTTATGCCTCACAGTCTGTATCTTGGATCCGGCATTGTTCAACCCCGCCTGCGTGAATACGATGAGCGGAGCGCTCTGTTGCCTCGTCAAGTCACTTCAGAACCCTCCGTTATCGacaacagcatcgacaaggGTTACTACGTCCCCTCTGAGAGGGCAATCAAGCACTCGCTCAAGCTTTCGATTCTCGACCTGTCTATTTCTCTCTTTACATTCGCGCTTTTTGTCAACTCGGCTATCCTCATTGTTGCAGGTGCGGCGCTATATAACAATCCAAATGCTCAAGATGCAGATATATTCGGTATTCATAAATTACTTTCCAAGACTATCTCACCTACTGCAGGCACCATATTCGCCCTGGCATTGTTACTCTCAGGAGTTTCAGCTGGAATTGTTTGCACCATTGCTGGTCAGATGGTTAGCGAAGGCGCCTTAAACTGGAATGTTAAACCATGGTTACGCCGTCTCATAACTCGGAGTATTAGCATCACCCCAAGCATTATTATCGCAGGAGCCGTTGGGCGTGAGGGGCTTAATGCAGCGCTCAATGGATCGCAGGTGGCTCTCAGCATTATCCTGCCATTCGTGACAGCACCTCTTATCTACTTCACCTGTCGTGACAAATACATGACGGCCCGACCAGGCAGTGCGCGCTGGCGCACTGGCGATATGGATGATGTGACAGACGCAGATGGGATAATCGAAGAGGGAGACGGACAACGAGGTCAAGGCGTCAAGATGACCAACTCATGGTTTACCATGATTCTAGCTATTCTAGTCTGGCTTTTCATGGCAATCATGAACGTGGCTAACTTGGTATTCCTCGGCAACTAG